The window AAGTAGCAGATTTATGTGTATTACTTTTCAGTTAAAAACAAAGATAGCAGAAAAGAACCAAACTTTAATTTTAGCTCTTAACTGCTATTTTTTATATACGTGGTTGTGGTTAGTTTTTTTTATTGTTTGGTTAATACAATGTCTGTTGGAATTGAAAAACCTTGTGCTGATGGAGTTTCTGTAAAAGTTTCTCTTTGCCACATTTTCCACTGTGCGGTAGTTGCTACAAAATTACCATTTAAAACTAATGGGTCAATTAGTTCTAAAGTGCCTTCACAATATTTATCTTTAACCTTATCAAATAAACCAAACGAAAGCTCAAGAAAAGAGTTGTCAATTTGAGTAATTATTTTTGCGTAATTATCAAAGGTTGAAATATCATTTGGGTCAAAATCTGTTGTGAAATTTAATGTATTAACTATTTCAATTCCATTTTCAATGTATTTATAACCACCTATAATTTTATCTTGTTTAATTCTACTTGTACCTCCAGCATCATACATTTCTTTTTTTACGAAAACAACTGTGAATTCAGAATTTCCATCTATCCATTTCCAAGTACCTATGAAAGGATTCAGTTTGCCATCTATATCTTTTACGTATGCATTATCTGGTACATTTGTGTAATCTACAGTTGTTAAAGATATTGTTTGTGCTTTGCAGCTAAAAACAGCTAAAATACACACGATTATTAAAATTTTATTTTTCATTGTTATAAGTTTTATAATTTTTAATTTATTGACAAGGTGTTGCTGTTGTTGTTCCATTTGGATTAGGTGTTATCTTTGACCAATTTGAGAAACTACTATCCGCTTTATATAATTCTAATCCTAAATTATTTTTGCTAAAAAAGTTAGCTATACCGAATTCGTTTTTGTTATTTGTTTGTTTTTT is drawn from Lacinutrix sp. WUR7 and contains these coding sequences:
- a CDS encoding DUF6705 family protein, producing the protein MKNKILIIVCILAVFSCKAQTISLTTVDYTNVPDNAYVKDIDGKLNPFIGTWKWIDGNSEFTVVFVKKEMYDAGGTSRIKQDKIIGGYKYIENGIEIVNTLNFTTDFDPNDISTFDNYAKIITQIDNSFLELSFGLFDKVKDKYCEGTLELIDPLVLNGNFVATTAQWKMWQRETFTETPSAQGFSIPTDIVLTKQ